The stretch of DNA AAGTTATCTGAAGTTGATCATTTTCCTATTTGTACCTTTTTTCTAAATTCCTTGTAGACATCTTACTAACACCGCAAAAATCAACGTTAATTTTACAAAAAGTACTATGGTGCTCTTTTGTGATTTGCACACATGAAAATTTTGAAGCTTGTCATTGCGACGAGTTTGATTGTTCTAGTGTTAAACTAAATAATTCTCAAAAGTGAGATTACACAGAAACTTATGTCGATAATATTTGTTATTCCTGTGTGCTATTTCGCAGGATCCTGCTTCCTttctaatataaattcaatttatcgtacgaactaagtctcttttatttttattacttcaGTGTCTTTCTCATTCGCCACAGTATTTTACTCTTTCTTCCAGGACATTATATCGTAGTGTGATCCGAATTTCCGTTATTAGATTCATTGAACGTTATCAGTCTTGCGGCTTTTCAATTCGTCACTTTTTTATTTCAGGTCAATGACTGGCTTCAAGATACTGTTCGCATGTTTGGCGTTAATTGTTCTCCTGCATGCATCGGTTCAAGCGGGGCGCACTAAAGGTTTGCACTTTACGTTGTCTTTTTCCATACTATAGATTGCGGTTCAATTGCATCATGCAGTTTCGAAATTTTACGCGTTTGGTAATTATCAGTGAAAAAAGCGAAGTCACGCGTGATCACGTAAAATTGATAGGTACACGTTTGATTTTTTATATTCGAAATGGTCACGAAGCTAATGGTCACGAAGTTAATGGTCACGAAGTTAATGTGAAAATTCCACTTAAGTATTCACCTCTTCTTCGGTTTTGTTTCTGAAAAATGCTTTGTTAACTTCGCGAATATTCCACGTATATATTTGTACTCGCTTCACGTACAAAGCAAACGTGATAACCAGGATAAACGTGAATCAACCAGCGAAGAGGAATTAATTCATCACTCTACTGTCAATTCTCTAAATATAATAACTTCTTCCtctataaatgttttatagcAACCTCGAATGTGCCCTTGCGTCCACCACACTGTGGTTTCAGCAACGTTACGCATACCAGGGTGGTTGGTGGTAGACCAGCTAAGCTTGGTACGTTTTATCTATTCCTTTCCAATTAATAATAAGCGATATACTATGAAGGGCGAACTGGAAAGGCACTAAACAGCACATCAAAGTAcgtttcaattaaattaattaataatactaCGATTTCATTCGTAATAATTTTGCTTATTAACTTGAATTATTTCTTCCTTTTAGTTCATGTTAGAAAGAGTATGTTTTTACTTGAAATTAAAAATCGACATAAGAGTAATGATATGAATGGCTATCAAAAAGTTGGAGagaaattacatatttgaactTTAGAGTTCCGTATAGTTCAAGTAGAAATTGTATAGAATTAACTAATAAGTGTCATTCCATTGAAGTCAAAATTCAATTTCTCTCTTAATCAAATTTCTCTTTGAGAGTATTTGTACGTATGTAGTTATCGATAACAATAGTTTCAAACTCATCACGGGAGAAAAAATAATGTATGTCCACAACTATGTCTATTGCATTTTAGGTGCCTGGCCATGGATCGCTGCAGTAGGTTTCCGTAACTGCTCAAACCCACATTGGGTAACACAATGGCTGTGCGGAGGTACCCTAATATCGACTAGGCATGTTTTGACCGCAGCACATTGTGCAGATGACGATGATTTGTACGTGGTTCGTATCGGGGACTTAAATCTAAAACGAGATGACGACGGAGCGCATCCTATTCAAATAGAAGTCGACTCTAAACTAATACATCCCGATTATTCTTCCGAGTCGAACAATAATGATATTGCTATTCTTAAACTGAAGCAAGATGTTCCATTTTCGGGTAAGTCTTCAAATATTGttgaatttctaatatttatgcTACTGGATATTGCTGAAATTTCTTACTGTACACGTATACTGTACCATAAAACATGTACAATTCTTTCTCATACTTTTCGTCATTCGTTTCCTTCactttcatttattttcttatttttcagagTACATATATCCCATTTGTCTCCCCATAGAGAAATCCCTTCGAAATAAAAACTTCGTGGGCTATAATCCCTTCATTGCTGGATGGGGAGCATTAAGATTTGGTAAGTGATACCAATTCTATGATAAAATTTAATAGTTTCAGTCTTAAATATCCTTCCATTTTCTTTGTAGATGAACCATATACTAACGCATTAATGGAACTACAACTGCCAGTGGTTACCAACGCCGTATGCGAGAAAGCTTATGAGGAGTTTGACGTAACTATTACCAATAAAGAAATATGCGCCGGCGGAGACCCTCGGGGTGGAAAGGATGCTTGTGGAGTAATTAAATTAGATATTTACTATAAATTATACGGTATCTGAGGGCACGTCAATTCGAATCAACGTCAAATCGAGCttttaaacattaaaaatacTAGATAAACTCAACTTAATGCTTCTACCCATTTCTCACACATCATTATAGAATGTAATCTGATTTCCTTCTAATCTTAGTTTTACtcgaaatacatataatatatacattataaattGGAATATTTCAATACATAAATCAATAATGGATCATTACTGTAtataagtataatttcaatacaATTCGATTGAAATATTTCAGTAACTATGATTAAAAATTTAACGATCATTTCAGGCTGACAGCGGAGGACCACTGATGATACCACAGCAATTCACCTACTATCAAATAGGTGTTGTGTCATCTGGTCATAACTGCGGCGTACCTGATTATCCGGGCATTTACTCTAGAGTCACGTCGTACCTCGACGACTTCATTATCCCAgtgttgcaaaattattagtgttccataaatatcatttttcgTGCAGGAAAAAAAAATTGGAATGTATTATTGTGGAGAAAAGAGGCAGCTCAAATTTATATTGTTTTGTACGTCAAGAATTATAGTCTTAAAATGCATGAAATGTAACTTTGAAATGACATTAATTTTTCACGCTTCTCTTTGTTTgatggtaataataaatcaaCTTTCAGAAAGCTCCtataaattttgtttctgaTGTATCAAGACTATGATTGTATATTCCACTTAGAACGTATACTTCTTGTATGTACATACAAAATTTCGTACTGCTTTGAAACATTGCATAAGATAGAGAGCTTCGAGAGGTTCGGACACAGAAAGTCCATGAAATACAAAATCAGTTTCGCGTGTCCTAAAACTatgttttatttgttaaaaaCATCCTGTCAATTCATGCAATCACATGCATCCTCGGAACTTTACTTATTCTTTTATCACTTCCCAATTAAATTCATTATTTCTGCATGTTTAGCTATATGTAAGAAAAATTTCCATTCAGTCAAAGGTATACTTACACATTACAGATGCTTACGAGATATAAATTCCCAGTCTATTATGatgaatacaaaaatttatactGTTAAATCTATTCATATTTTATTGCATGTAAGTACACATGTACGTGAAGAACATTACCTTTGTATGCCTTAAAGGCTTCAAATAGGTCATACttactatattttatacatattttataaaactaCTTTGTATGTTTGTTCAAAGTGTTAATCAAAAGGCTGATGCACGAAGAAGAAGTGGCGCAATGACACATCAAGGTCACAACCAGGTGACATTTTGATTATGAAGAAATCATTCCTACATTTGCTCCGATATATATCTTTGACTATACTCGAttgaaaatatgtaattatttgaatatgaacaattaatttttaatgagACTGTACCTTGGGAAGAAAGAATTGATACCTTGATCTCATGATTTGTACATCTTACACATCTAATACATTTTGGAATATTATACATTGAAGAGTCAGATTATCATGGTCATGTGATTGGAATAAAAGGACCTCAATGTGATCATGGAATAGCAACTGTTCAGTTAGACAGGATAACAgattttacaaattatattaACAGCTCTGATTACATATATGTGGCTACCTCCCCAAGATTACACATTTTCTCCAATTCTGGTATGTTGCTTCATCGTATCAACCATTAAGTCTATTTAAATCATTAGTCACGGATTAAGGAAAGAAACAAGTGATTGTGTTAGGCAAGCGAGAAATAATTTATCAAGCATTGAATTGCTGCCTTCTTTTCCTGCAACACAAAGCAAAAATTCTGAATCTCATATGGATGAATGATGTTAATAATTTATGTCTCTTTTCAGATTAAACAATTTTCCGGATTTATTCGTAATTTCGAAGAATACGCTGGTATTCAATGAATAAGGAAAAGAATGGACCAGTATAGGAAATCTCTTTTTCATTGTAGGTGATATATACTTCATTCATTTCATGGTTCAACGTATTTTTGAACATATGTAACTGAGAAAATTCTTCTGTGATTAAAAAACAGGAGCAGAATTGGTACCTTTGAATGATATTAGAAATACTTCAATATAAGCACCACAGTTGAGGAATTACAAGATTTTTGTAAAAGTGAGCATAAGAAAAAGGGTAAAAACATCTCTCATCGTGACAGGCATCTCTCAATTAGCCGTCAAGTGTGTAAGTAAAAGGATCGTAAGATCGATCGTatttgatttttaataattctgtGACTACACATGAATCATTTTTAAGATCAATTAAAGTAGCGCTTATCACACAAGTAAACAGTTTTTATCGTAGAAGTAACTTTTATGCGATGTGTTACGTGCAAAAGTGTTTATTTCTGTTACCATGTCATTGATATTTTACAGATTTTAGTACTAGAACTATCAACTTGTAATGCACGACTGAATATACTATATAGTACATAATTGTAAGAGAAGCGACAAAATGATGGTATAAATAGGTACTTAGAGGAAAGTTGGAACAATTGTATCATATCTTTCCAAGAATGGTGAGGTAAGtagaaatagaaacaataagATTTGAAGTTATGTAGCAAAGagcattttttttataaatcttcCTATGTACCTATAGAAACGTGTTCTAATATTCACAAGAATCTagatttttctattaaaagCTATCTAAAATTAATGATTTTCCTGATTTGTACCTTTGTTCTAAGTTCCTTGTAGATATCACACTAATTCAACGTTAATATTACAAAAAGTATTATGGTGCTTTATAGTGAATTGCGCAAATGAAAATTTTGAAGCTTGTCATTGCGACGAGTTTGATCGTTCTCGTGTTAAactaaacaatttttaaaagtGAGATTACACAGAAACTTATGTCGATAATATTTGTCATTCCTATGATCTATTTCGCGTGACCGTGCCTCTTTTCTAATGCAAATTCAATTTATAATACCAATTAAGTTTCCTTTATTGTCATCAGTTCCGTGTCTTTCTAATTTGCTCTTGTTTTGGCTCTTTGTTTCAAAATATTGGATCATAGTGTGAACCAAGTTTCTTTTATTACATTCATTCATCGTTATCAATCCTGCTTCTTTTCAATTCGTCACTTTTTTATTTCAGGACAATGACGGACTGGAAAATGCTGTTTGCATGTTTGGTATTAATTACTCTCCTGCATCCATTAGTTCACATGGTGTCTGCCGAAGGTTTGCACTTTAAGTTGTCTTTTTCCATGCACTTCAAATTCTAATGTGACCTCGTCACGGAATCTTCGAGctatttcgaaattttacgTGTTTGTTAATTATCAATGAAAAGAAAGAAGCTACGCAatatcacgtaaaataaaaacgatttttatgattttttattttcgaGATGACGACAAAGTTAGTGACAAAACTGAACTTGATTGTTCACGTCTATTTCCGCGGTTTAATTTCCAGAAAAAGCTTCGTTAACTTCGCGAATATTCCAACGACAAGTTTTACGTGCAAAATAAACGTGATAAACATTGCATCGCGTCAATGAAAATTATTGGCGTAATGCCTAAGATAAAGGTGCAAAGATATTCTCAGAATTTCCAATGACAACTTTATAGCTTTCTAGTTTAATGTCAGTACTGCATTTGAATCACTTTTACCTAACTGTGTTACATACTCTCGCAGAAAATTTTGCTAATTCCATAAAATGATTCACTAAAAATTGTCCTGAACTCCTAAGAAATTATTTACCGCAAAATAGAGAAtgtgtttatttaaaaaataaggtTGAAGGTATTTTCTTTCAAGTATGGCTAACACAATATATAATCAATTAAAACTTTATCTTTTCACGTCAAAAGTTTCTTCAGATAATTATTATCAAGATAATGACTAACTCTGACGGATTAATACGTGTCTGTAGGGCAATCCGGTGGACTTGTTCGGATTTTTATTTCGAATGTTGAGTAATCGGTGTTGCGTTCTTACGCATCTTAGAACCGcataattgttttattttaaaattgtttGATCCAGAATATACAACACCGAACAATGAAACAGACAACTGCCTCAACATGAAATCATGTAAGCCTCTGCAAGAAATACCGCAGACACAGGACCATACAGCTACCAAATTTTTGAGGCAATCACTATGCAGATATGAGGGCCATGATCCGATAGCTTGCTGCCCAAACGATCCAAACAAAGAGAAGAGAGGGATTTTAATAGAAACTGTGTATAAGTATGTGCCCTTGCGTCCACCATATTGTGGTTTTAGCAACGCCGCGCATACCAGGGTGGTTGATGATAAACCAGCTAAGCTTGGTACGTTTTATCTGTTCCTTCCCGATTAATAATAAGCGATTTACTGCGAAGAATGAACTTTAAAGCTACTTACGCGATAGAAAACGATGTATGTTCGCAACTATAACTATTGCGTTTTAGGTGCTTGGCCATGGATAGTTGCATTAGGTTTTCGTAATCCCCAAAACCCAGATACTGAACCAGAATGGAAGTGCGGAGCTTCCCTGATATCAGCTAGGCATGTTTTGACCGCAGCACATTGTGCAATACGCAGTGATTTCTACGTGGTTCGTATCGCGGACTTAAATCTAAAATGAGATGACGACGGAGCGCATCGTATTCAAGTGGGGTTCGTATCTAAACTAATACATCCTGATTATATTGCCGGACAACACTCCCACGATATCGCTATTCTTAAATTGGAGAGAGATGTACCATTTTCGGGTAAGTCGTAAAATATTGCTGAGTTTCCAATATTCATGCTATGGAGTATTATTAAACTatcatttctttcaattttttatcaTAAAACACGTAAAATTCTTTCTCATACTTTTCGTCAACCGTTTCCTTCGTTATcatttatttcttcatttttcagACTACATACGTCCCATTTGTCTTCCCATAGAGGAGTCCCTTCGAAATAACAACTTCGTGGGCTATAATGCCTTTGTTGTTGGATGGGGAAGATTAGAATTTGGTAAGCGatactaattttataataaaactgaaCAGTCCTAGTCTTAAATGtctttctcattttcttcgTAGACGgaccatatagtgatgtattAATGGAAGTACAAGTGCCAGTACTTAGCACAGCCGAATGCCAACAGGCTTATGCCGGCGTTTCTGATAAAGTAATATGCGCCGGATACGCTGAGGGTGGAAAGGATGCTTGTACGGTAATTAAATTAcagatttaatataaattatacggTATCTGAAGACACGTCAATTCGAATCAACATCAAATCGACGTcttaaacattaaaaataatagataaacacaatttaatatttttgccCACTTCTCACACAACATTACGGTATTTAATCTCATTTCCTTCCAGTATTAGTTTTACTCAGAATACATATAATGCGTACATCataaactgaaatatttcaatacatAAAGTAATGATAGATTATTACTGTatgaaagtataatttcaatataaCTCGAGTGAAATATTTCAACTTTGATTAAAAGCTTTAagcattaaaattaaaaatgtaacaatCGTTCCAGGGTGACAGCGGAGAACCACTGATGATACCACAAAACTTCACCTTTTATGAAATAGGTGTCGTGCCTTATGGTTATTTCTGCGGTTTACCTGGATATCCTGGCGTTTACACTAGGGTCACGTCCTATCTCGACAGCTTTATTCTCCCAGCGTTGAAATAATACAATTATTAAGGTTTATATCATTTTCCgcgtacaaaaaagaaaaagttggACTATACTACTGTAGCTAGTTGGACTACACTACTATAGCTATAGAGGTAGCTCAAATTTACATTGTCATTTATATCACGAATTATAGTGTTAGAATGCGCAAAATATGACTTTTAAATGACATTAATTTTTCACGCTTCTCTTTGTTTgatggtaataataaatcaaCTTTCAGAAAGCTCCtataaattttgtttctgaTGTATCAAGACTATGATTGTATATTCCACTTAGAACGTATACTTCTTGTATGTACATACAAAATTTCGTACTGCTTTGAAACATTGCATAAGATAGAGAGCTTCGAGAGGTTCGGACACAGAAAGTCCATGAAATACAAAATCAGTTTCGCGTGTCCTAAAACTATGTTTTATTCGTTAAAAGCGTCCTGTCTATTCATGCAATCACGTGCATCCTCGGAACTTTACTTATTCTTTTATCACTTCCCAATTAAATTCATTATTTCTGCATTTTAGCTAGATATAAGAGAAGTTTCCATTCAGCCAAAGGAATACTTACACATTACGGATACTTATGGACATAAATTCCCAAACTATTATGACAAATAAAAAACCTTATACTATTAAATCTGTTTGTATTTTGTTGCATgagaatacatatatattacctTTGTATCCCTTGAACGCATCAATATTGCTCATATAAACTTGTGAAGGATTGGTCGAGGATAGATAAtgtgaaataacgagagcgagaAATTGCTGTCGCaacccgtcaaatatatttggaataaatgtagtatcgtggacaaaaagcctaagatatctgccgaatcgtagacaatgtcgcgagagctgcggcatcgtcgggtacatcaaggtgtcgtcggtcctttttaagtttcgtggaaagggcccgtgtaaccccaaactcttttgccctgacgtcaccttaggcgaccacttctaaacattctccagacagccgatacttgaacattacacatggcgaccttggcgacaatgtatattgccggagtacctgagggttcatctatgtcctaacggtccttccaccgaatgttctagaagcgtagcaacagtcacgtacgcctacagggtagtggggatgatgaaggatgaaaaacaaaagaagaaacagatgtcatcgaatgtaagaagatattgtaagagcctcagtctcgaacggccacggctagagttcagaagtgtataaacgaggaaaaaataaagttttttttctttcctttaaatttcttccttattttacgtgacattttggcgatcctgccaggatacatcaacgttggataaaacaagattacggttttggcctacgggacatccgaccaaaggtgtatcaagcaacctggactacgaaaaacggttttattagtaagtagaaccatttcctctaaaaggatcgatcgattgcattcgataacgtcagactccgacgatctattactctgaaatggaccaaagggacgataagaaaattacacctgtcgcttcgactagcggtgatccaaacctgcgggcaattttggatatgatgcagcgccagcacgaagaacataaggcagctataaatgatttgtataaactaattcgcgatgaaagcactcaacggatcaaggaaatagaaccaatagggaagactgtggccgaactcaagctaggagtacaatcctccgtagatacgtctgagttcaactcaattatgacagacgatactagttctgccagcagaagcactactcgggacacccgcatagtgaaatctccggaagaacgcgttcggatcaaagaaactccagaaacctccgacccagcgaactccgaggacgaggaagaagaatcagcctcgtacgaccgacatatgttcgacgcgaaaaccagcatcgagttcatcccagtcctcaacggtcaagatgacattggagtggagggattcatcaagcgggtaagcgaagctagatcggaatgtaaggaaaagcgtgctttattgaaattaattttaaccaaacgcattgtcggcgaagccgaaagaagcattagacattcggttatcgagacgtacggcgccttattcgaaaatctgaggaagttcgtatcgattaacgtaacttcaaacggcgcgcgcgataaattacaaagaactcggcaaagttttaacgaatcagtacacggatacatcaaaagatttcgacacggtcttaatgaacttatgtacgcattgcaacacgaaatccgcgatcctattcgacgagcagtcgcgatagacctagagaacgaacgcgcaaccaaaacgttcatactaaatttaaaacccgagatagaaatcagaacatcaagcatgaaaccgcgcaccttacaagaagcacaagatgccgcgttcgaagcagaactattaatcggagaaattgagcgaaaccgcggaaatcagtgcagccagcaaataagagctcactcattcgcccgagggaatgtatcgtcacaacgcaaacccccacttaggagcggtccgatgactacgcaaaatcgcctgccgacaagcactcaaataaacaacggagggagaatgaagtgttttaagtgcaaccaaataggacataccgcaagttactgccgaaaattttcaaccggccagccagcgaaatcttccgcctccgcgcagctacaatataaacatggagaatgcgggacgagaagaggaaacagcgctaccagaacctcgaga from Bombus affinis isolate iyBomAffi1 chromosome 3, iyBomAffi1.2, whole genome shotgun sequence encodes:
- the LOC126914604 gene encoding venom protease-like, with amino-acid sequence MMRSMTGFKILFACLALIVLLHASVQAGRTKATSNVPLRPPHCGFSNVTHTRVVGGRPAKLGAWPWIAAVGFRNCSNPHWVTQWLCGGTLISTRHVLTAAHCADDDDLYVVRIGDLNLKRDDDGAHPIQIEVDSKLIHPDYSSESNNNDIAILKLKQDVPFSEYIYPICLPIEKSLRNKNFVGYNPFIAGWGALRFDEPYTNALMELQLPVVTNAVCEKAYEEFDVTITNKEICAGGDPRGGKDACGADSGGPLMIPQQFTYYQIGVVSSGHNCGVPDYPGIYSRVTSYLDDFIIPVLQNY